Below is a genomic region from Fischerella sp. PCC 9605.
ATTCATCTTGCAACCATTAGGGAGTAAAACATGAATCTGCTTGCTTGGATTGTATTAGGTCTACTGGCTGGTGCTATTGCTAAAGCGATTTATCCTGGCTATCAAGGTGGCAACATTCTAGCTACTATTGTCTTAGGAATTATTGGTGCCGTAATAGGTGGAAGTTTGGTTCACTTACTACAAACGGGAACTCTCGCAATTACTTCTGCAACTTTTAGTATTCCTGGACTGTTTGTAGCAGTATTGGGTGCAATTATCGCTATCTTCTTGTATAACCAATTTACTCGTAGAGCGTACTAAATATTAAGGGTAAAGGGGAAAGGCTAGAAGGGTAAGGGGAAGAAGAATTTTCTAACTCTTTCCCTTTTTCTTCTGTACGGCGCACAGCAGTGCGCCCGTACTAATACTAATTCCCTTTAACTGTGAAACATATGTAGATCCCCTCAACCTCGCTTAAAATGTCCGGCTAGAGAGAATCATTTGTATCAAACATTTAGAGAAATCTTATAACCACTAACCACTAACCACTAACAACCAACAAACTTAAAATCTTGTTTCAAACTGAATTTCTCCTCGACTTTCATCACTTAAATTCGTAGAACCTCGTAAAATAAATTGGTCGTTAAGTTCATAAAGCAGGTTGTAACGGAAGGATTCATTCGCATAAAAAACCCGCGATACAGAAAAAGAAGCATTGTTAGAGATAGCGATCGCTGCCTCTGCTGCTAAACTCAGTACTGATTGATCTCCCTTTGCATTAGTCTCGATAGTTGGAAATATTTGGAACGATCTAAAACCAATCGTTTCGGCAAATTGACTAACAGCTCCTTGGAATGCTGAAAAAATGGGAGAACTAGTCAGGGTGGCAATTCCTATATTTGTTGCATCTGCTTGACCGAAGACATTGAGAAAAGAACCTCCCAATAAAGCCACGATTTCCTCTTCACTACGAGCAGGTTCACTAGTCAGTTCCAAATTTTCAGATATTTTACTAGCAGGCCCGTCTACACTTGCTTGAACGCGAACTGTCCTGAAAGTGCCTAAGCTATTTGCCGAAGTATCACTAATCTCGCTAGAGAAAGGTGTGGTTGGTAAGCGACTACCTCTTGTCTCTGGGATAAATGTGACTAATCTTACATCTAAATTCGGGTCAAATCCCTGTTTAGGAGTAAATGTTGCAGTTTGTTCGTAACCACGAGCTAAGGTAAATTGAGTGACAAATAAATTCACTTGACCTCGTTGCAGACTAATCACTCCTTGAGGACGGGGATTAGCCAAAGTGCCATTGAGGGTAACATCTCCTTTTGCCACAAAGCTGAACAATGGCTGTTGAGTGACGCGAACATTATCTTCTAGGATGACTTGGAAATCTGCAAATTCTACAGGCAAATTAACTAGTGTTTGGTTGGGAGGAGTTGGAGAATCAGCGGCAGGTGCGGCATTATTAGTTGGAGAAACAACTGTAGGCTTTTGCAGAGATACCTCACCATTCGTTACAGCATTAGCAGGAGGTGTTACACCTGTGGTTGTAGAAGCAGCAGGATTTTGTCCTAGAAATATTTCGCCTTGTTTGAGTCGAACATTTCCCCCAAGTTGTGGATCTTGTGCTGTTCCTCTAACTACGACATTACCACTAACTCTCCCTTCATACAATTCTGGTAAACTGAGCCTGAGGTTTTCTAACACAACCGTGAGCGGATTTGTGACCGCTTGCTGTAGTGCGTTCTGAGTGGCAAAAATAGGCAGAATTCCCGCCGCAGTTAATTGTCCTTGACTGTATTTTCCTTGAAGACCTGTAACTATAAAGCGATCGCCTTCAAACCGAACTATCCCTGTCACATTTGTCACTGGTTCAGAAAGATTTTGGACTTTTAAAGTTGCATTTTTAACTGTGGCGATGCCATTAGTACTTGGTTGGTCTAAGGTACCCTGAATTTCTAAGTTTACTTGTCCCTGACCATTTACCCAGTTCACTTGATCGGTAAAGGCGTTTAATATTGCTAAGCCTTCATCTTGCACATTTGCTTGGATATCAATTTGATTGTTATCTGGTTCAACCTGAGCAAAAGGCAACGCCAATGGGATGCCACCTGTAATTTGCACTGGTTCTGTACCTGTCCCAGCTACTGAAACAGTGCTGCCAAAATTTAAACGAGCATTATTATAGTTCAAACTTACTTGCGCGTTCTCAACAGACTGATTGTTAATGCTCCCATCTACTAGCGCTATCTCTCCAATGGCACTGGGATTGTTCAAACTACCCGCAAGAGTAACCAGCGCATTGAGCCTACCCGCAATTTCTACAGGTAAATTTGGTAAAAAAGGCTCGATTAGTTCCACAGGAAATGCTTCTACTCGCGCTTGTCCAGATAATTGTTGCTGACTCAACTGTCCTGTGAAAGCTAGGAGTGACCCGTCCAAGTTCACCCGCAGGGGAAGCAATCTGAAAACACCATCTTCAAAATTGCCGTTAGCAACGACTTGATTAATTTTATAATCACCCCATACCCAGTCAGAACCAGTAAAGTTAAAGCTGGCGTTCAACCCTGTTTGCAAAGAGCCTGTGACGGCAATCTGTCCGTCGATCGGGCCCTTTAATTCTGCCAGTGTAGGTATGCGAGCCTGTTGTTGCTGTTGCTGTGTCTGCTGCTGTGCTACCCGGTCTAGAATTTTTGAGAAATAATCTAATTGTGTCAGTAAAGGCGCATCTGGCAAACTTACAGGTTTTGTTTGCAGTGCTTCTGCACCAGCAAGATCCGGAGGTTCCAAACCAGTTGCCAAATCTTCAAAACCGAAGATATTCAAGGCTTGCAAGATATTCTCAATTCTGCCTTGGTCGAGACTCAGCTGAAATTGCAATGGTTGCTGACCTGTAGTTGGCAACTCTCCACTGAGTAAGTAACGGCTCTGACCTTGCCGCAATTCACCCTGTTGTAAGCTAAAAGTACCATCAGCAAAACCAACACGTCCTCGGAATTCATCGCCTGTTATTCTGCCAATTCTGGGTTGAGCTATGGCTACATCTCCGACTACGTTAAACTCGTCTAGATTAATTGTCAAGTTCCCAGATAATTCTCCAGTCACAGGCCTTAAATTTGCGTTAGCAGGGAGAAAACTTCTCAGCGCTGCTACGGGAAACTCTCGAACGTTAACCAGCAGGTTGTCTCCTTCGGTTCTGCCAGTAGCTACACTTCCATCTCGTCTAATCAAAAATGAAGTCGGGCGATTATTGGGATCAAGATTAAAAGTAATTCGGTCTTGTTTGCCAGTCAGTTGTAGTTGGGTTCCTTGCTCTGGTTGATAGTTTACCTGACCAGTTAATACCGGATCAAATGCCAAATCGTTGACTGCAAAGTTCTCTAGCTGGATATTTCCAGAAGCGACGGGAGTAGTGGGAGTACCTGTAACTTTGCCAGTGAAATCAACTGTACCTGCAACTGCAACATTACCAGGCAGTTGGAAGGGAAGATTTTGCAGGTTATAATCCCGTGCTGTTACATCCAAGTTAAATCCTGTCACCTGGGGTGTTTCCTGCGTTTGAACTGCCACAGTACCCGCAGCCCGCAAACCAGGCGCAGTCGCTTGTATAATTCGCAACTGTTCACCATTCCAATTAAATTGCGCGGTCAATGGTTGTTGGAGTTGTGCTAAACCTTGAGAAAGGCGTACTTGTCCGGCGGCTTGAATATTTGCGAGTTGGAATGATTCAGTAGTCCCAGCTATACGCACTTCACCATTGAGCCTTCCCCGCAACTGTTCTGATAAAGTATTGAGTTGAACTTGGGAAATATTGGCTAAAGTTTGCCAGCGACCTTCATCTAAGCGAATATTTCTCAGATTCACAGTGCCATCTGCTACACGCAAGTTTGCCTGTCCTGTGGCTTGAATATCTGCTAGTTGGAAAGAATCAGTAGTGCCTGAGACATTAAACTCACCGTTGACAACTCCCCGATACTGGGGTGGTACTTGGGGAAAACGGCTCAGTTGAATGCCATTAGCAGTAACAATACCCTGCCAGCGCTTTTGTATCAGTTGTCCTCTAGCCGTGACTGTACCTCCCGCTACTTTGGCAACAGCATCCTGTAGTCGAACAATTCCTTGATTACTGTCGATCGCTGCTTGGAGTTGAGCAGGGTAGGTAGCAGCTGGTGCTTGCAACTGTACGACTGTTTGGAGATTATTAGGTACACCAGAAATCTGAGTGTTTGCTGATACACTGCCGATTTGAATTCCAGGTGAAGCATTGTAAGTTTTGGCGATCGCATCTCCTGGCAGATTTTGTCCCTGCAAATTGACAGCAATCCTGTTTTGATTTCCTAACTCCACTCGACCACTACCTGTAATTTTGCCCCCGACATTTGGAGTTGCTTGGATGTTGGCAAAGACAAGCTCATTCGGAGTTAGCCGTAAGCCAGTACTAATGTTATTAAATATCAGACGGTCAATTTGAGCAGTTTTGACAGTATTAATAGTTCCTGTCACAATTGGTTTTTGCAGCGCTCCCTGCACATTAAAATTTGCTTGCACAGTTCCAGCCACAGGAACAGGTAAATTCGCTTTGAAACTGTCTACAACGTTCTTCAGATTAACTGGTTTGACCTCAGCCTTGAGATTGTAACCAGTTTGAGTATTTATCGTCCCCTGAGCTTGGATTGGAACGCTACCGTAGCGCGCAGTAATATTTTTGAGGTCAATCTTTTGACCTTGGAAATTAATTTTACCTGTAGTATTAGTAACTTTACTAGGACTGTTAGGAATTTGTGCAATGATTTGATTTAGTCCTACAGTTCCGAAAAGAGCAATATCTGGCTGAGTGGGTTGTAATTGGATTGTTAAATTGCTATCGACACGACCGCCTTGTATATCTACTGGCGACGCCACTAACCGAGAGAGATCGGAGGCGAGTAAATTAGAAGCGTTAATTTTGAGGTTAGTTTGTCCCGCATTTGGGCGCGTGTTACCAGTGATTTGCAAATCGCCTCCCCTAGCAGGTTGGCTGTTAAATCTAAAGGTAATCAGTTGGTTTCGTTCTAAAAAGCGAGCTAAGCCGTTGACCTGATTAAACCCTACAACAGCTTTAGGTTTGTTTGGTTGGGAAGTTGGTTGTAAAACTACATCTCCATTTTCAACCTGAATACTGTTCAATTCTGTTTGAATTAAACCAGGCTTTTCTTCTGGACTAGCCTTAATTTCTGTCGTTACCCAACGACCTTGTTTATCCTGTTCAATGTAAACATCAGGCTGGATTAACGTTACATTTAACTTTAAAGTCCGCTGCAATAGCAGTTGCCAAGGATCAAACTGTACTTGCACAGCCTCAGCCTTAAGATTGTCTGGATCTTTAGGAGTTGCGGGTACTGAGGATGAGCCAAACCGCAGGCTATTCAAAGAAAAATCTTCGACTTTTCCTACCTGTACGGGTCGTCCGAGTAATTGCTGAAGGTTTGTTTCTACTAGCGGTGCTAATCTTTGGTTGATAAATATCCAAACCCACCAAGCACCTCCGACAATTCCAACCAACAAAATCACACCTAGAGCAATACTGGTGCGACTTAATAAGACGAACCAGAAACGTCTGTTGGAATTAGACTGGGGTTGATTACCCGGATCGGGAGAACCTGTCATCTTTGTTCTGGGGGTGTTGCTCTAGGCGTATAGCTAGGAATATCCCTTTGTGAACGTACAAAACATCTATCAAAAGCTAGGGAAGTAGAAAACAGAGGTAACACCTGCGGAGGACTTGGGACGCACCTGACACGGGGAACCAATCAAGGTGCAGCACAACTTACGGTCGCGTGCGATCGCCGTTGCTCACCTATATTAGTAGGATCATATGCTGTCAGCACCACCTCACCCCGATTGTTGAGTATCCATCCCCTAGCTGGCACTATCTTGTTGATAGTTGCAGTTGTGGGAGTTGACTTTACAGTCATACTAGCAGCATTTGCTGTACTAATAGCTGGTGCGATTAAATCTACTCGCACATTGTCGCTGCTAATAATCTGATTGGGGTTTGAAGGTAATCCACCCCGTCCAGAGATGATGAATTTACTTTCTGTACCACGCTGACAGGGATTTTGGGCAATTTGTTGAGTGGGATCTACAAAATTTTCTGGTAATTCAACTAACCCGCGATTGGGTTCAGCCTCTGGGGTATTAAGTTGCACCGTGCCACTAAACTGTGGGCCAAGCTCAGATGAAGCAGTGATTTCGCTATCTGGTGACAAAAAGATGCCTTGAGCGTTAACTGTGACGTTTCCACCAAAGCCTTGTTCGGCATTAGCGCTAATTGTACTATTCTCCAACCCAACTAAACTGCCAGTATCGATAGCGATGTTACCCCCTGTAGCCGTTCCTGTGGCGTTGGTTGTGATGTTGCTATTACGACGCAAGATTAAGTCGCGGGAGTTGAGGATAATATTGCCTTGTCCACCACTAGTATTAGCACTGATAGATGCCTGGTTGTCCAGTCGAATGTCTTTAGCTGTTGTAACTTTAATATCACCTGCTGCACCATTTCCTGAATTACTGGTAGAGAGTCTAGCGCTATTAGTCAAAGAAAGCGATCGCGCAGTGATATTAATACCACCAGCATTGCCTACAGCTGATGAGTCAACACCGCTATAAAATCCACTGTTGAATCCATCTTTATCTGCACCATCGGCGGAGATGGAACCATCAGCATTAATGATTACACTTCCAGCATTTCCTTTGCCAAAGGTGCTGGTACTGATTACAGCGCCACCGGTCAGAGAAATGTTGTTAGTGTCTATTTTAATACCTCCAGCATTTCCCTCAGCTTGTTCTCGGGCCACTTGACTAAAAACTCCACTGTTGAATCCATTCTTAGCCTCACCATCTGCGGAGATAGTACCGTTGGCATTAATGATTACACCTCCGGCATCTCCCTTTCCAAGGGTGCTGGCATTGATGGTTCCACCATTGGTAAGAGAAATGTTGTTAGTGTTTATTGTGATACCACCAGCATTGCCCACGCCTGATGAGTTAACAGTGCTAAAAATTCCACTATTAAATCCATCCTTATCCTCACCATCTATGGAAATATCACCGGTACTATTAATAACTATACTTCCGGCGTTCCCTTGACCAAAGGTACTGGCACTGACTACTGCACCATTGCTAAGAGTGAGATTATTCGTGTTTATTTCGATACCACCAGCATTACCTATATCTGATGTTTCAACATTGCTAAAAATTCCACTGTTGAATCCATCCTTACCTTCACCAGATGCAAAGATGGTACCAGTGGCATTAACGATCACACTGCCAGCATTCCCTTTTCCAAGGGTGTTGGCATTGATTTGAGCACCATTGGTGAGAGAAAGGTCGTTGGTGTTTACTTTTACACCACCAGCATCTCCCTCAGCTTGTTCTTCCACTGTTGCAAAGATTCCGCTATTGCCTCCACTGTTATCCTCACCGTCTGCGGAGATATTACCAGTAGCATTAATACTTACACTACCAGCGTTTCCCTTTCCAAAGGTGCTGGCATTGATTTGAGCACCATTGGTAAGAGAAAGGTCGTTGGTGCTTACTGTTACACCACCAGCATCTCCCTCAGCTTGTCGTTCCACTGTTGTAAAGATTCCGCTGTTGACCCCACTGTTATCCTCACCGTCTGCGGAGATATTACCAGTAGCATTAATACTTACACTACCAGCATTTCCCTTTCCAAAAGTGCTGGCACTGATTTGTGCGCCATTAGTCAGAGAAAGGTTGTTGGTGTTTACTTCGATACTACCTGCATTTGCTTGTCCAGAGGTAGTGGTTAACAATAAAGCACCATTGGTTACAGAGAGATTACGCGCTTTGATTGTAAGATCGCCACCTTTGCCAGTGCTGGATCTGCCTACAGAAGTGCTTACTAAAGTGTTTGCCCCATCAAAAGAAACAGCAGCATTTTCAGCTTCAATAATTATATTGCCTGCATTTCCTCTACCAAAAGTAGCGGCTTGCAACTGGGAGCGATCTCCTACAGAAATAGACTCAGAAGCATTAAGTTGGATATTTCCCGCATTCCCTTGTCCCGCAGTGGAAGTAATTAGAGCGGCATTGGATAAAGAAAGGGAGGGCGTGTTGACAATCAGGTCAGCACCATTGCCTATACCTAATGTCCCCACAAAACTTGCTACAAAGGCGAAGCTATTTGCAGGTTCGCTTGTTAAGGAGACTTTATCCTTAGCTGTGATGATGACCTTTCCTGCATTTCCTTCTCCGTTAGTCGAAGAACTTATCAAAATATTGCCGTTCCCTTCCAGGGTTCCTGTGTTAATGACTACATTTCCTGCGTTTCCAGGTTCTCTGATGTTGGAACTGTTTAATGAAAAGTTACCTGTTGAGTTCAAGATTCCACTATAAGAGTTAGTTGTTCCTTCGATTCTCACCTTCTCTGTAGCATCAATTCTAATATCGCCTGCCTGAGCGCCTGGTGTTCCTAAACCTGGGTCTATACCCGCACCAAGCAGACTTCCTCCCACAATCTCTAAATTTCTGGCATTAACTGCAATATTACCTCCCCCGCCAGAACTTACACTAACTATCGCACCATTAGTGAGTGATACATCCCCTCGTTGCACTCCCACAGGAAAACTCAAGCTCCCATCACCATTGAGTTCTACTGTTCCAGCTGCTGTCAATCCTCCTAACTCTACGCGTCCTCCTGCTGCAAATAGTCTCCCGCCATCTAAGCGAACATCACCACCCACTAATGACAAGGATTTCCCTTCAGTAACCTGAAGAGCAGAAGATTGATTGGTGAGAGTTCCGGGATTATCTCGAAACCTCAAGCCGATGGGAATATTTACCGTTAACAGCGGTGGTGCCTGCGGATTTTTAGCATCAAACTCAAAACCATTGTCAAATATCAGACTGTTGGCTGTACTAGCAAAAAATGAACCTCCCACATCCAAGCGGGCATTTGGCCCAAAGATAATCCCGTTAGGATTGATGAAAAATAAATTGGCACTTCCCAATACTCCCAACCTTCCCAGAATGTTGGATGGGTTTGCTCCTGTTACGCGCGTCAGAATGTTGCTAATTCCGGCAGGATTGGAAAAATACGCACCTCTATCTGGTGCAACATTAAATTCTTGGAAGCTGTGGAATAGATTAGCACCGCGAATCGCTCCTCCATCAATGCGATCGCTTTGAATATCCCTAATTACCTGATTAGAAGTGACTGTAGAACTTTCTGCACCAAGACTAGTATCAGGTGTGATTTGGGCGTTTGCAGTGGTGGCTATTACTGAAATACTAGCTATGGTAGCAATTGGTAAAGCAAGGAAAACCAGTGTTTGCCGCATGTGGTTGGTTAGTAAATCTAACTTAACTCCTTATTATTTAGGAGAAAACCTAATGCGACTGTTGTCAATAGATTTTGAAGGGTAAGCAGGTGTAGTTAAACAAAATTAATTATATATTCTCTATGTTCCTGTTCCCTAGCCTGTACCTATAACAATAATCCCCCTATGCTTTTTGTAGTTTGGAGAGCAGGGGGATTATGTTTAGCCGTGTGACGTTTTTGGCAGAATGGCTGGATCGTCAAAGTAATCGAGCAAAATTATTGCCCTTGAGCCACCTTCATTGCATCTAAAGCTGCAATGACTCTTTTTGTAACATCATCAGGCAAAGGCAGATAGCCTAATTCTTCAGCGTATTTATCACCTTCATCAGACAAAGCCCACTCGACGACGTTTTTCAGTGCTTGTGCTTTAGCAGGATTATCATACTGCTGGTATAGCAGCAACCAAGTCAAACCAACAATTGGATAGGCTTGCTCTCCCTGCGGATCGGGGACAGTAAGTGCAAAATCTTCAGGAACCTCAGCATTTTCAATTGCAAGAGCAGCTGAACCTGGTTCGGGTGCAATATAATTGCCTGCACGGTTCTCGATTGTAGCCATTTGCAATTGATTTTCTCTGGCGTAGGCAAATTCTACATAACCAACAGCCCCTTGAGTTTGTTGAACTTGGGCGGTGACACCTTCATTTCCCCTCGCACCAAGACCTGTAGGCCACGACACTGACTTGGCAGCACCTGCTTGCCACTGTGGACAGGCAGCTTCGAGGTGATTGGTAAATACAAACGTTGTTCCACTACCGTCAGAACGATGGATGAAGGAAATCGGAGTGTTGGGTAAGTTAACACCAGGGTTTGCCTGGGAAATTTGGGGGTCATTCCAAGTTTTGATATCACCTTGGACAATACCACAGTATGCTTGTCGCGATAATCTCAGGTTATCTACGCCAGGCAGGTTATAGGCAAAGACGAGTGCGCCCCCAGTCATTGGTATTTGAATTGGTTGTCCTCGTTCTGCCGGAAACTTCTGACGTTCTTGTTCGGTGAGTGGCGCGTCAGTGGCTCCAAAATCTACTGTCTGTGCCAAAAACTGATTTATCCCAGCACCACTACCAACCGACTGGTAGCTAATTTGGATGTTGGGATTTTGTTTGTTAAATTCAGCAAACCAGCGTTGATACAAAGGAGCAGGAAAAGAAGCACCTGCGCCACTAATGGACACGGTTCCACCAGGAGCAGCGGCTCCTGGTGCGGGAGTTGTCTCAGGGGCAGTAGCAGTTGGTGTTTGAGGCTGACAAGAGACAATTCCCGCAGCTAGCGCAGTTAAAGCAATAGAGATAGTC
It encodes:
- a CDS encoding two-partner secretion domain-containing protein — translated: MRQTLVFLALPIATIASISVIATTANAQITPDTSLGAESSTVTSNQVIRDIQSDRIDGGAIRGANLFHSFQEFNVAPDRGAYFSNPAGISNILTRVTGANPSNILGRLGVLGSANLFFINPNGIIFGPNARLDVGGSFFASTANSLIFDNGFEFDAKNPQAPPLLTVNIPIGLRFRDNPGTLTNQSSALQVTEGKSLSLVGGDVRLDGGRLFAAGGRVELGGLTAAGTVELNGDGSLSFPVGVQRGDVSLTNGAIVSVSSGGGGNIAVNARNLEIVGGSLLGAGIDPGLGTPGAQAGDIRIDATEKVRIEGTTNSYSGILNSTGNFSLNSSNIREPGNAGNVVINTGTLEGNGNILISSSTNGEGNAGKVIITAKDKVSLTSEPANSFAFVASFVGTLGIGNGADLIVNTPSLSLSNAALITSTAGQGNAGNIQLNASESISVGDRSQLQAATFGRGNAGNIIIEAENAAVSFDGANTLVSTSVGRSSTGKGGDLTIKARNLSVTNGALLLTTTSGQANAGSIEVNTNNLSLTNGAQISASTFGKGNAGSVSINATGNISADGEDNSGVNSGIFTTVERQAEGDAGGVTVSTNDLSLTNGAQINASTFGKGNAGSVSINATGNISADGEDNSGGNSGIFATVEEQAEGDAGGVKVNTNDLSLTNGAQINANTLGKGNAGSVIVNATGTIFASGEGKDGFNSGIFSNVETSDIGNAGGIEINTNNLTLSNGAVVSASTFGQGNAGSIVINSTGDISIDGEDKDGFNSGIFSTVNSSGVGNAGGITINTNNISLTNGGTINASTLGKGDAGGVIINANGTISADGEAKNGFNSGVFSQVAREQAEGNAGGIKIDTNNISLTGGAVISTSTFGKGNAGSVIINADGSISADGADKDGFNSGFYSGVDSSAVGNAGGINITARSLSLTNSARLSTSNSGNGAAGDIKVTTAKDIRLDNQASISANTSGGQGNIILNSRDLILRRNSNITTNATGTATGGNIAIDTGSLVGLENSTISANAEQGFGGNVTVNAQGIFLSPDSEITASSELGPQFSGTVQLNTPEAEPNRGLVELPENFVDPTQQIAQNPCQRGTESKFIISGRGGLPSNPNQIISSDNVRVDLIAPAISTANAASMTVKSTPTTATINKIVPARGWILNNRGEVVLTAYDPTNIGEQRRSHATVSCAAP
- a CDS encoding GlsB/YeaQ/YmgE family stress response membrane protein, producing MNLLAWIVLGLLAGAIAKAIYPGYQGGNILATIVLGIIGAVIGGSLVHLLQTGTLAITSATFSIPGLFVAVLGAIIAIFLYNQFTRRAY
- the pstS gene encoding phosphate ABC transporter substrate-binding protein PstS codes for the protein MHLNFFDFNVNRWTISIALTALAAGIVSCQPQTPTATAPETTPAPGAAAPGGTVSISGAGASFPAPLYQRWFAEFNKQNPNIQISYQSVGSGAGINQFLAQTVDFGATDAPLTEQERQKFPAERGQPIQIPMTGGALVFAYNLPGVDNLRLSRQAYCGIVQGDIKTWNDPQISQANPGVNLPNTPISFIHRSDGSGTTFVFTNHLEAACPQWQAGAAKSVSWPTGLGARGNEGVTAQVQQTQGAVGYVEFAYARENQLQMATIENRAGNYIAPEPGSAALAIENAEVPEDFALTVPDPQGEQAYPIVGLTWLLLYQQYDNPAKAQALKNVVEWALSDEGDKYAEELGYLPLPDDVTKRVIAALDAMKVAQGQ
- a CDS encoding translocation/assembly module TamB domain-containing protein — encoded protein: MTGSPDPGNQPQSNSNRRFWFVLLSRTSIALGVILLVGIVGGAWWVWIFINQRLAPLVETNLQQLLGRPVQVGKVEDFSLNSLRFGSSSVPATPKDPDNLKAEAVQVQFDPWQLLLQRTLKLNVTLIQPDVYIEQDKQGRWVTTEIKASPEEKPGLIQTELNSIQVENGDVVLQPTSQPNKPKAVVGFNQVNGLARFLERNQLITFRFNSQPARGGDLQITGNTRPNAGQTNLKINASNLLASDLSRLVASPVDIQGGRVDSNLTIQLQPTQPDIALFGTVGLNQIIAQIPNSPSKVTNTTGKINFQGQKIDLKNITARYGSVPIQAQGTINTQTGYNLKAEVKPVNLKNVVDSFKANLPVPVAGTVQANFNVQGALQKPIVTGTINTVKTAQIDRLIFNNISTGLRLTPNELVFANIQATPNVGGKITGSGRVELGNQNRIAVNLQGQNLPGDAIAKTYNASPGIQIGSVSANTQISGVPNNLQTVVQLQAPAATYPAQLQAAIDSNQGIVRLQDAVAKVAGGTVTARGQLIQKRWQGIVTANGIQLSRFPQVPPQYRGVVNGEFNVSGTTDSFQLADIQATGQANLRVADGTVNLRNIRLDEGRWQTLANISQVQLNTLSEQLRGRLNGEVRIAGTTESFQLANIQAAGQVRLSQGLAQLQQPLTAQFNWNGEQLRIIQATAPGLRAAGTVAVQTQETPQVTGFNLDVTARDYNLQNLPFQLPGNVAVAGTVDFTGKVTGTPTTPVASGNIQLENFAVNDLAFDPVLTGQVNYQPEQGTQLQLTGKQDRITFNLDPNNRPTSFLIRRDGSVATGRTEGDNLLVNVREFPVAALRSFLPANANLRPVTGELSGNLTINLDEFNVVGDVAIAQPRIGRITGDEFRGRVGFADGTFSLQQGELRQGQSRYLLSGELPTTGQQPLQFQLSLDQGRIENILQALNIFGFEDLATGLEPPDLAGAEALQTKPVSLPDAPLLTQLDYFSKILDRVAQQQTQQQQQQARIPTLAELKGPIDGQIAVTGSLQTGLNASFNFTGSDWVWGDYKINQVVANGNFEDGVFRLLPLRVNLDGSLLAFTGQLSQQQLSGQARVEAFPVELIEPFLPNLPVEIAGRLNALVTLAGSLNNPSAIGEIALVDGSINNQSVENAQVSLNYNNARLNFGSTVSVAGTGTEPVQITGGIPLALPFAQVEPDNNQIDIQANVQDEGLAILNAFTDQVNWVNGQGQVNLEIQGTLDQPSTNGIATVKNATLKVQNLSEPVTNVTGIVRFEGDRFIVTGLQGKYSQGQLTAAGILPIFATQNALQQAVTNPLTVVLENLRLSLPELYEGRVSGNVVVRGTAQDPQLGGNVRLKQGEIFLGQNPAASTTTGVTPPANAVTNGEVSLQKPTVVSPTNNAAPAADSPTPPNQTLVNLPVEFADFQVILEDNVRVTQQPLFSFVAKGDVTLNGTLANPRPQGVISLQRGQVNLFVTQFTLARGYEQTATFTPKQGFDPNLDVRLVTFIPETRGSRLPTTPFSSEISDTSANSLGTFRTVRVQASVDGPASKISENLELTSEPARSEEEIVALLGGSFLNVFGQADATNIGIATLTSSPIFSAFQGAVSQFAETIGFRSFQIFPTIETNAKGDQSVLSLAAEAAIAISNNASFSVSRVFYANESFRYNLLYELNDQFILRGSTNLSDESRGEIQFETRF